From the genome of Pseudomonas sp. FP453:
AGAAGGTCGGGTTGATGTTGCAGGATTCCTCGACGTGCTGCTGCGCCAGGATCGGCGCACCGGCGGCGACGCGACCGATGATCGGCAGGGTCGATTCGTCGGCCTTGGCTTCGAAGCCAGGGATGCGAATGCCGCGTGAGGCACCTGGGGTCATCTCGATCGCGCCTTTGCGAGCGAGGGCCTTGAGGTGTTCTTCGGCGGCGTTGGGGGATTTGAATCCCAGTTCCAGCGCAATCTCCGCTCGAGTCGGCGGGTAGCCGTTGTCATCGAGGCAGCGCTTGATAAAAGCCAGAATCTCAGCTTGGCGTGGCGTCAGTTTTAGCATGTTGATCGCTCTGTCTTTTTATACAGTGACTGGGATTATATACAGTGGACTGCGCTTGGCAATCATCCTTTTCTACCACTCCGCTGGACGGTCATTCGGCACCCCTCCTACAAGCCGGAGATAGCGCTGCCTACAGACCGGGAAGGATGTGATTAAATAGCGATGAAATAGATGACTGCCCGGCCGGAAAACGGCCCCTCAGGGTTGACAAGACACAACCTGAAACGTATGTTTCAAACAAGTGTTTGTCAGGCGGAGTAGCCATGGCCCAGTCGGAAACCGTTGAACGCATTCTCGATGCTGCCGAGCAGTTGTTCGCGGAAAAAGGATTTGCTGAAACTTCATTGCGGCTGATCACCAGCAAGGCCGGGGTCAACCTCGCCGCGGTGAATTACCATTTCGGCTCGAAAAAGGCCCTGATCCAGGCGGTGTTCTCGCGCTTCCTGGGGCCGTTCTGCGCCAGTCTCGACCGCGAGCTGGAGCGCCGCCAGACCAAGCCCGAAAACAAGCCAAGCCTGGAAGACCTGCTGGAAATCCTCGTCGAGCAAGCGCTAGTGGTGCAACCGCGCAGCGGCAACGACCTGTCGATCTTCATGCGTTTGCTCGGCTTGGCGTTCAGCCAGAGCCAGGGTCACTTGCGCCGTTACCTGGAAGACATGTACGGCAAGGTTTTCCGTCGCTATATGTTGCTGGTCAATGAGGCGGCCCCGCGCATTCCGCCCATCGAGTTGTTCTGGCGCGTGCACTTCATGCTCGGCGCCGCGGCGTTCAGCATGTCCGGGATCAAGGCCTTGCGTGCCATTGCCGAGACCGACTTCGGGGTGAACACCTCCATCGAGCAAGTCATGCGCCTGATGGTGCCGTTCCTCGCCGCCGGCATGCGCGCCGAAACCGGGGTCACCGACCAGGCCATGGCTGCCGCGCAATTGCGCCCACGCAGCAAATCCGCACCGGCCGTCGCCAAGGTTTGACCCACCCGGGTGTGCGCGGCCGCTTGCATCCGCTAAGCTAGCCGCCCATGCCGAATTCAGCTATTTACTCGCAACCCGCTGTGCTCACCCTGCTTATCGCATCCGGTGAGTGCAGCGGGTTGTGTGCGTTATTTAAGGAAGGTTTATGACTGCTGCCCTGCAAGGTTCTTTGATGGTTGACGTGGCCGGCACCTGGCTGACGGCCGAGGACCGCCACCTGTTGCGCCAGCCTGAAGTGGGCGGCCTGATCATTTTTGCGCGCAATATCGAACACCCGCGCCAGGTGCGGGAGTTGAGCGCGGCGATTCGTGCCGTGCGCCCGGACCTGCTGCTGGCCGTCGATCAGGAGGGCGGTCGTGTGCAGCGCCTGCGCCAGGGCTTTGTACGCCTGCCGGCCATGCGTGCGCTGGCTGACAATCCCAACGCCGAATACCTGGCCGAACAGTGCGGCTGGATCATGGCCACTGAAGTGCTGGCCGTGGGCCTGGACCTGAGCTTTGCCCCGGTGCTGGACCTGGATTACCAGCGCAGCGCCGTGGTCGGCACCCGTTCTTTCGAGGGCGACCCCGAGCGCGCCGCCGTGCTCGCCGGTGCTTTTATCCGTGGCATGAACAGCGCTGGCATGGCCGCCACCGGTAAACATTTTCCGGGACACGGCTGGGCTGAAGCCGATTCCCACGTTGCCATTCCCAATGATGAGCGCAGCCTGGACCAGATCCGCGCAAATGACCTGGTGCCTTTCGCGCGCCTGAGTAAACAGTTGGCCGCAGTCATGCCGGCCCACGTCATCTACCCGCAGGTTGATTCCCAGCCCGCAGGCTTTTCGCGCCGTTGGTTGCAGGACATCCTGCGCGGCGAGTTGCAGTTTGATGGGGTGATTTTCAGTGATGACCTGTCCATGGCGGGTGCCCATGTGGTCGGCGATGCGGCCAGTCGGATTGAAGCTGCGCTGACGGCGGGTTGCGACATGGGGCTGGTGTGTAACGATCGTGCGGCGGCGGAGTTGGCATTGACCGCTGCGCAGCGGATGAAGGTCAAGCCTTCCGCACGCATTGCGCGGATGCGCGGGCAGGCGATTGCGTCGACGGATTACAAGCAGGACCCGCGCTGGTTGGCGGCGCTGACTGCGTTGCGGGATGCGCAGTTGATCGACTGAAGACCGCGTCGCGGCCATCGCAGGCAAGCCAGCTCCCACATTCGACCGAGTACATATTTTGAAAGGCGGTCAACATGTGGGAGCGGGCTTGCCCTCGATAGCGGTCTAACAGTCAGCGCTTCTCTTGCTTATTGGGCAAAGGCGCAAACAACGCCTCGATATCCTCGTTACCCAACTGCCAATCCCCCGTCGTACGCCCATCCAGCACGCCTGCCGCCAAGTCGGACTTTTCCTTCTGCAGATGCTGGATTTTCTCCTCCACCGTGCCCCGCGCAATCATCTTGTAGACGAACACCGGCTTCTCCTGGCCGATACGATACGCACGGTCAGTCGCCTGGTTTTCCGTGGCCGGGTTCCACCATGGGTCATAGTGGATCACCGTGTCCGCTTCCGTCAGGTTCAGGCCCACGCCGCCAGCCTTCAGGCTGATGAGAAAAATCTGCAGCTTGCCGCTCTGGAAGTCCTTCACCGGCGTGCGCCGATCGCGGGTCTGACCGGTCAACAGGGCGTAGGCAATGCCGCGCTTTTTCAGCTCGGCTTCGATCAGGCTGAGCATCGAGGTGAATTGTGAAAACAACAGGATTCGCCGCCCCTCGGCAAACAGTTCTTCGAGCATTTCCATCAGGCTGTCGAGCTTGCCCGAGCTGCTGCCACGGGCGGGCAGGGCGGCGTCGTTGACCAGGCGCAGGTCGCAGCACACCTGGCGCAGCTTGAGCAGTGCTTCAAGAATGATGATCTGGCTGCGCGCCACGCCCTTGCGGGTGATTTCGTCGCGCACCTTCTTGTCCATGGCCAGGCGCATGGTTTCGTATACGTCGCGCTGGGCCTCGTTGAGATCGACCCAGTGGATGATCTCGGTCTTGGGCGGCAGCTCCGTGGCCACCTGTTCTTTGGTGCGACGCAGCAGGAAGGGTTTGATCCGACCGTTGAGGTGCTGCAATCGCACTTCGCTGGCGCGCTTTTCGATGGGCACGCGGTAATCGCGGTTGAAGCTCTTCACGTCACCCAGCCAGCCCGGCAGCAGGAAGTGGAACAGCGACCACAGTTCACCCAAGTGGTTTTCCAGCGGCGTGCCGCTCAGGCACAGGCGCTGCCGCGCATTCAGCTCGCGCGCGGCCTGGGCCGCCTTGCTGTTGGGGTTCTTGATGTACTGGGCTTCGTCAAGTATCAGCACATGCAGCGGCTGGGCGGCGAGCAGTTCGATGTCCTTGGGGAGCAGGGCGTAGGTGGTCAGCAGCAGGTCATAGTCCTGCAGGTTCTGGAAGTGTTTCTTACGCCCGGCGCCGTAGAGGGCCACGACCTTGAGTTGCGGGGTGAAATGCGCCGCTTCATCGAGCCAGTTGGGGATCAGACTGGTGGGCATCACCACCATGCACGGGCGGTCCAGGCGCCCGGCGTTTTTCTCCGTGAGAATGTGCGCCAGGGTTTGCAGGGTTTTGCCCAGGCCCATGTCGTCCGCAAGAATGCCGCCCACATCCAACTGGCGCAGTGACTGCATCCAGCTCAAGCCTTCCAGCTGATACGGGCGCAAGGTCGCGTTCAGCCCCTCGGGGGCCACGCAGGTGAAGTCCTTGATATCCCGCAGGCGCTGGGCGAAGTTGCGGATTTTTTCGCCGCCCTCCCATTGCAGGGGCAAATCTTCCAGCGGGTTCAGGCGAATGGCGTCGGCCTTGGCCAGGCGCAAGGTGGTGGTACCGGCTTCCTGTAGGTAGAACTCGCCGAGGGTCGCCAGCACCGGCTTCAAGCGGCCGTAGGGCAGCGCCACTTGCAGCGGGCCATGGCCATTGGGCAGGCCGGGGATATTCACCAGGATCAGCTCGTCATCACGCCGCCGTGCGAGTTTTTCCGGGTTGAGGATCTCGGTGTGGGAGCGCATCAGGTTCAACAGGATCGGCAGCAGACTCAGGCGCTCGCCGTTGACGATGATCCCCAGTTCCAGGTCGAACCAGTCGCGCTCCGGCCCCTCGTCGACGGTGGCGTACCAGTCATCCACGGCGCTCAGGTCAAAGCCGAAATCATCATCGATCAGCAACTCCCAGCCCTCGGCGCGCAAGGTGGGCGATACGTTCAGGGTGAAGTTCAGCCAGGCGCTGTCATTGACCATCTCGAACAGTTCGCCGGCGCTCTCCGGCAAGGCTTTGCTCTGACGCGTGGCGATCTTGAAACCGAGCAAGCGCAGTTGCTCGCGATAGGGCTGTTCCAGCTCGGGATGGCGCTTGATCCGCAGGCTCTGGGTGTCCTGGCGGACGATGATGTCGGCGTTCTTCTGCCCGCTGACATAGTTGCCCAGGTAGTTGAACGACAGCGCCGCACGGTGCTGGATGTAGCGCTGCATCTTGCCGTTGCGCGGTTCAAACGCGCTGAACTCGACGCTGGCCAGCCACAGGCGTGGCACCGGTGGCACGTCCTCCATCACCACTTGTGGCAACACCACGCGGTTGTCCAGCACGGCCTGGAGCTTTTCCAGCAGCTCGGCATCCTGGGCGGCGGCCGGGTAGGCCAGGGTTTCCTGGACCTTGAGCAGCACCGCGGCGATGTGTTTGCAGTTGCTATGCACCGGGCAGGTGCAGCGGCTGTCGACGAGGATCAGCGTGCCCTTGGCCGACTCGCGCAGCGAGATAGTCTGCCGGTAGACGTTGCCGCCCGAGCCTTCGCAACTGGCGACGATGGTGCTGTCGCCGCACTCGACGATGCGCACGCGGTTCTCCAGGGCATAACGGCGCCCGCGCTCCAGGCTCTGCTCTTTAAAGCGATTGGCCCACGACGGGGCCAGGGGTTTGGTCAACTGCGACGTCAGGGGCATGGCGCGTGATCAGTCCTGAACGTCGGGCGGTGGTGCACTGGGCGGCTTGGCGGTCAGCGAGGTGATCTTGATCAGCAGCGCCAGGTGGCCGCCGTCCAGGTAGTTGAGTTGGTTGTTCTTGGTGCGCACGTCCGTCTGGCTCAGGTGTTCGCTGGCGATCACGCTGCCGTTGCTGTCGAACGTGTTGATCCAGAAGTTCGCGTCGATGTCGGTGAAACGGCCCAGTTGCAGGTTGAGCACACCCTCGATAGGGAATTGGCCGAACTGTTCCGCGCCGTCGGTGATGGCGATTTTCACCGGTTGCTCACCCAGGTTTTGCTCCCAGGCCTTGTGCGCCAGCACGGTGTAGCTGTTATCGGCGCGGAGCTTGTCGACGATATTGTTCAGGCGTGGCGGGCTCAGTTTGTCGGAGCCCAGGCGCACGGCCCCGGCATCCCAGTTTTCCGGCGCGGCGCGGCTGTTGATCACCGGCTCGGCGTTCTGGCGCACGAGGATCATTTCCACCTGGTACGGGCTGTCGGCGAATGCCGCAGGTGCCACGACCACCAACAACAGGCTCAAAATGCGGAACAGGCGCATTGGGGCGTCCTTCATACGGATTTCGGAATGAGGCGCTCAAACAACGCCTCCAATGTATTAAAGCGTTCTTCGGCGCGTTCCATCGGCACCATGAACTTGAACAGCGTAGCCCCTTCGAACTTGTAGCGGTTGGGCTGGCCCTGGATCAGCTTGATCAGCACCAGCGGGTCCACCGGCGTCTGCGCTTCAAACTCGATGCGCCCGCCTTGTGGCCCGGCGTCGACTTTCTTGATCCCCAACTGCTCGGCCTGCAATTTCAGCAGGGTCAGGCGCACCAGGTTCTTGGTCGGTTCGGGCAACAGGCCGAAGCGGTCGATCATCTCGACTTGCAGGTCCTTGAGGCCTTCTTCGTCGGTGGCCGAGGCGATGCGCTTGTACAGGATCAACCGCGCGTGCACGTCGGGCAGGTAGTCTTCGGGGATCAACGCCGGCAAGCGCAGGTTGATTTCCGGGCCGCCGCCCAGCGGTTGATCGAGGTTCGGTTGCTCGCCCTTGCGGATCGCTTTGACGGCGCGTTCGAGCATCTCCATATAGAGGGTGAAACCCACCGCCTGGATCTGCCCGCTCTGACCGTCGCCCAGCAGTTCGCCGGCGCCACGGATTTCCAGGTCGTTGGTGGCCAGCACAAACCCGGCGCCCAGGTCCTGGGTGTTGGCGATGGCTTCCAGGCGCTTCTCGGCGTCGGACGTGATCTGTTGGCGCGGCGGCGTGAGCAAATAGGCATACGCCTGGTGGTGACTACGCCCGACCCGGCCACGCAGCTGGTGCAGCTGCGCCAGGCCGAACTTGTCGGCACGCTCGATGATGATGGTGTTGGCGCTCGGCACGTCGATGCCGGTCTCGATGATGGTCGAGGCGATCAGCACGTTGAAGCGCTTGTGGTAGAAGTCGCTCATCACCTGTTCGAGTTCGCGCTCGCGCATCTGCCCGTGGCCGATGGCGATACGCGCCTCCGGCACCAGCTCGGCGAGGTCGGCGGCGCATTTCTCGATGGTCTTCACGTCGTTGTGCAGGTAGTACACCTGCCCGCCGCGCAGCAGCTCACGCAACAGCGCTTCCTTGACCGTGCTTTTGTTCTGCTCCATCACGAAGGTGCGCACCGATAGGCGGCGCGCCGGCGGCGTGGCGATGATCGACAGGTCGCGCATGCCCGACACCGCCATGTTCAGCGTGCGCGGAATCGGCGTGGCGGTGAGGGTGAGGATGTCCACTTCACTGCGCAGGGCCTTGAGCTGTTCTTTCTGGCGCACGCCGAAACGGTGTTCTTCGTCGATGATCACCAGGCCCAGGTTCTTGATCTTCACATCGTCCGACAGCAGCTTGTGGGTGCCGATCACGATGTCGATCTTGCCTTCGGCCAAATCGGCGATGGCCGCATTCACTTCCTTGGCCGACTTGAAGCGGCTCATCACTTCCACGGTCACCGGCCAGTCGGCAAAGCGGTCGCGGAAGCTGTTGTAGTGCTGCTGGGCGAGCAGGGTGGTGGGCACCAGGATCGCTACCTGGCGGCCGCCGTGTACGGCGATGAAGGCGGCGCGCATGGCCACTTCGGTCTTGCCGAAACCCACGTCGCCACACACCAGGCGGTCCATCGGCTTGGGCGCGAGCATGTCGGCGCGCACCGCTTCGATGGTGGTTTGCTGGTCCGGGGTTTCTTCGAAGGGGAAGCCGGCGCTAAAGGTGGCGTAGTCGGCTTTCGGGTCGGCGAAGGCATAGCCTTCACGCGCTGCCCGGCGTGCATAGATGTCGAGCAGTTCGGCGGCGACGTCGCGCACTTGCTCGGCGGCCTTGCGCTTGGCTTTCTGCCAGGTCTCGGAGCCCAAGCGGTGCAACGGCGCGAGGGCATCGTCGCTGCCGGTGTAGCGGGCGATCAGGTGCAGGCTGGCCACCGGCACGTAGAGCTTGGCGCCCTCGGCGTATTCCATGGTGAGGAATTCGGCGGCCTGGTTGTCGATCTCCAGGGTTTGCAGGCCGAGGTAACGGCCGACGCCATGGTCGATATGCACCACCGGCGCGCCTTCGCGCAGTTCGGTGAGGTTCTTGATCACTGCGTCGTTGTTGGCGTCGGCGCGTTTTTCCCGGCGGCGGCGCTGCATCACGCGTTGTCCAAACAGCGGGCTCTCGGCGATCAGTGCCAGCGCCGGGTCATCCAGCAGCAAACCTTCGTCCAGCGGCGCGATGGTGATCGCCAGGCGGTCTTTGCCTTTGACGAAGTCCGGCCAGCTGTCGACGGTTTTGGGTCGCAGTTTCAGGCGTTCCAGCAGCTCCAGCAGGACTTCGCGGCGGCCGGCGGATTCGGCGGTAAACAGCACGCGGCCGGGGAAGTCGCCGAGGAAGTTGGACAGCGCTTCCAGGGGTTGCGTGGCCTTGGCCTGGATGGCCAGATCCGGCAGCGTCCCTGCGGGAAAGCGTTCGCGGCCACTGCCGGCGTCCACGTCCTGTTGGCTGGCGACCACGCGCGGCCAGCTTTTCAGGCGGGCGAAGCAGTCTTCCACCGGCAGGAACAGCTCGGCGGGCGGCAATAAAGGCCGGGACGGATCGACGCGGCGCTCTTCGTAGCGGTTGCGCACGTCGTTCCAGAAGTTTTCCGCGGCTTGCTCGATGCCTGGCAGCGAGAACACTTGGGTGTCCTGGGGCAGGTAATCGAACAGGGTGGAGGTTTCGTCGAAGAACAGCGGCAGGTAGTACTCGATACCGGCGGGTGTAATCCCGCTGCTCAAGTCCTGGAAGATCGGGCAGCGACGGAAGTCCACGTCAAAGCGTTCACGGAAGCGCGCCTTGAAGCGGGTGACCGCGTCTTTTTGCAGCGGGAATTCCCGTGCGGGCAGCAGCTTGATCGAATCCACCTTGTCGATGGAGCGCTGGTTCTCGGGGTCGAAGGTGCGCAGGGTCTCGATTTCGTCATCGAACAGGTCAATGCGGTAGGGCAGTTTGCTGCCCATCGGGAACAGGTCGATCAGCGCACCGCGTACCGCGAACTCACCGTGCTCGTACACCGTGTCCACACAGCGGTAGCCGCTGGCTTCCAGGCGTGTGCGCATCTGCTCGACATCCAGCTTCTGGCCGATATCCAGCACCAGGCTGCTGCCCAGCAGGAATTTGGTCGGCGCCAGGCGATGCAGGGCCGTGGTGATCGGCACCACCAGCACGCCGTGGGCCAGTTCCGGCAGGCGGTAGAGGCTGGCGATGCGCTGGGAGATGATGTCCTGGTGCGGCGAGAACAGGTCGTAGGGCAGGGTTTCCCAGTCGGGGAAATGCAGCACCGGCAAATCGGGGGCGAAGAAGCTCAGCTCCTGCTCCAACCGTTCGGCGCTTTGGCTGTCGGCGGTCAGCAGCAGGGTAAAGCGCTTGGCTGCGCTGGCAGCCTCGGCAATGGCCAGGCTCAGGGCGGCACCGGGCAGGTTGCCCCAGTGCTGTTTGCCTGCCGCAGCAGGGAGAAGCGGTAGACGCAGGACGGGCACGGAAGGTTGAGCTCCAAGCGTTGCGACAAAGTCGGTAATTGTAACGGTGCGAGGCGCCGTCTGTCAGTTGCTGACTGAGCCTATTACGGTTTGTAGGAAATGTAGTGGCTAAGACAAACAAAGGCGGCTTTTGACTCATTATGTAGTGCAAAAACCGGCGAGGTTTTCGGAGGGTTACGGACAAGTCGGCCGCTTGGCTCAACTAGTGGCCTTCTGGAACCCGCGTATTTACTGGGCTCCAGCGGGGTGCCTTTTTTTCGCAAGCACTTTTTGTTGCCTGGGGCGCATTGCTCCGAGGCCGGTCGGGCGGCATAATGTAGCCCCTTTTTTCTGCCCCTACATGTGGAAGGTTCCCGTGACTCAGAAGCCCGACCAGTGTCTTGGTGAATGGATCGACCGTGAAGCACTCGCAGAAGCGATGATTCCGCTTATCGGCCAGCTGTACCGCAATAACAATGTGGTGAGCTCGATCTATGGCCGCAGCCTGATCAACCAGTCTGTCATCGCGATTCTCAAAGCCCACCGCTTTGCGCGTCACCGTTCTGCCGACGACAGCGAACTCTCCGTCCACGAAACATTCCCACTGCTCAAAGCCATGAGCGAGCTCAAGCTCGGCGCGGCCTCGGTAGACCTGGGCAAGTTGGCCTATAAATTCCGCAAAGAAGGCGCTGGGCGTACCGCCGAGCAGTTCGTGCGTGAAGAGATGGCCGATGTGGTTGGCCAGCAAAACGCTGCCGGTCGCAAAGGCACTGACGTGGTGCTGTACGGCTTCGGTCGTATCGGCCGTCTGCTGGCGCGCATCCTCATCGAAAAAACCGGTGGCGGCGACGGCCTGCGCCTGCGTGCCATCGTTGTGCGCAAAGGCGCCGACAACGACCTGACCAAGCGCGCGAGCCTCTTGCGTCGCGATTCGGTACACGGTCCGTTCAACGGCACCATCGTCATCGATGAAGAAAACAACACTATCACCGCCAACGGTAACCTGATCCAGGTGATCTACGCGAAGAACCCGGCTGAAGTGGACTACACCCAGTACGGCATCAAAGACGCACTGCTGGTGGACAACACCGGGGTATGGCGTGACGCCGAAGGCTTGGGCCAGCACCTGGCCTGCCCGGGTATCGACCGCGTTGTCCTGACCGCACCGGGCAAGGGCAAGCTGAAGAACATCGTGCACGGCATCAACCACGGTGAAATCACCGCTGACGACAAGATCGTGTCCGCCGCTTCCTGCACCACCAACGCCATCGTGCCGGTGCTGAAAGCGGTGAATGACAAGTTCGGTATCGTCAACGGTCACGTTGAGACGGTTCACTCGTACACCAACGACCAGAACCTGATCGACAACTTCCACAAGGGCGATCGCCGTGGCCGTAGCGCCGCGTTGAACATGGTGATCACCGAGACCGGTGCTGCCACCGCCGCTGCCAAGGCCCTGCCTGAGCTGGCCGGCAAGCTGACCGGTAACGCGATCCGCGTGCCGACGCCAAACGTGTCGATGGCCATTCTCAACCTGAACCTTGAGAAAGCCGCCACCCGTGAAGAGATGAACGAGTACCTGCGCTTCATGGCGCTGCACTCCGATCTGCATAAGCAAATCGACTTCGTCAACTCGCAGGAAGTGGTTTCCACCGACTTCGTGGGCTCGCGCCACGCCGGTGTGGTGGACGCCGAGGCGACCATTACCCAGGACAACCGTGTTGTGCTGTACGTGTGGTACGACAACGAGTTCGGCTACAGCTGCCAGGTGGTTCGCGTGATGGAAGACATGGCCGGGGTCAACCCGCCTGCGTTTCCGCGCTAAGCCTTTGCGCTGAATGAAAAAGCCCCGGATGGTTCGGGGCTTTTTTATGCCTGAAGGTTTTGTCGGGACTGTAAGGGCCTCATCGCAGGCAAGCCAGCTCCCACATTAGGCTGGGTTCACAGATTTCTATTTGTGAATACATTCAACTGTGGGAGCGGGCTTGCCCGCGATGGCGTCAGCACTGACACACCTTCAATTCAGCAAACCCTCCGACAACCCCTTGGGCGCCAACCAAATCCCCAAGTAAGCCCGCGCCAGTTCGTCATTGGGGCTGCTGAACACCACCTCCCCATTGATTTCCAGATTCAACCCACGCTCAGGGCGAAAATCCAGCGCATACCGATCACCCTTCTGGATGTTGCGAAAGTGGGCATGCAATTTTTCTACCTCGGGTTTCAATCGTGCGCTAACCCGTTGGCGCTCCAGCGTCGTATTGGCCGCCTTGATCACATCGCCACGATCGATATCGCGAAAGTAATACAGCTCAAGGCGCAGGGCCTTTTGCTGCTCCCAGGCGAGCTTGGCGCGCCTCTCGGGCGGGGCATACAGCGCTGCCGCGTAGACATCCGCCCAGAGATAGGTCAGCACCACCTGGTTTTTCAGCGCCAGCTCATGGGATTGCGCAGGAAAACCGGCTTGCCTGAGCCGGTCGGCCTCGTTGGCTTGAACCATGGCCGACAACATCATCAATAAACAGAAAGCGACATGCCGCATAATGGCCAGTCCTGCAAAGGTGCTTGCTGGCAGTGTAATTGCAATTTCCTGATGCTGTAGTAAAGGCAAGACTGGCCTACGACGCGACCAAGGGTTAATGTGCGCGGCGTTGAGCCTTATATAGACTGTGCCCCGGTTCACACACTTGAGCCAAAATGTCCTTCATGACCGCTGGCCGCGGCATGATTTAGCCAGGCGTCCAACCGTACGCCTGGCCTGTTCTGAGGAGTACGCATGGCTGTCTACAACTACGACGTGGTGGTACTGGGTTCCGGCCCGGCTGGAGAAGGTGCGGCGATGAACGCCGCGAAGGCAGGGCGCAAGGTGGCGATGGTCGATAGCCGTCGCCAGGTCGGCGGTAACTGCACCCACCTGGGTACCATCCCGTCCAAGGCCTTGCGTCACTCGGTGCGCCAGATCATGCAGTTCAACACCAACCCGATGTTCCGGGCCATTGGTGAGCCGCGCTGGTTCTCGTTCCCGGACGTGCTGAAAAGCGCCGAGAAAGTCATCTCCAAGCAAGTGGCCTCGCGCACCGGTTACTACGCCCGTAACCGTGTCGACCTGTTCTTCGGCACCGGCAGCTTTGCCGACGAGCAAACCGTCGAAGTGGTGTGCCCCAATGGCGTGGTCGAGAAGCTGGTGGCCAAGCACATCATCATCGCCACCGGTTCGCGCCCGTATCGCCCGGCCGATATCGATTTCCACCACCCGCGTATCTACGATAGCGACACCATCCTCAGCCTGGGCCACACCCCCGCGCAAACTGATCATCTACGGCGCCGGCGTGATCGGCTGTGAATACGCCTCGATCTTCAGCGGCCTGGGTGTGCTGGTTGAGCTGGTGGACAACCGCGACCAGTTGCTGAGCTTCCTCGACTCGGAAATCTCCCAGGCGTTGAGCTACCACTTCAGCAACAACAACATCACCGTGCGCCATAACGAAGAGTATGAGCGGGTCGAAGGCCTGGACAACGGCGTGATCCTGCACCTCAAGTCCGGCAAGAAGATCAAGGCCGATGCCTTGCTGTGGTGCAACGGCCGGACCGGCAACACCGACAAGCTGGGCATGGAAAAACATCGGGGTCAAGGTCAACGGCCGTGGCCAGATCGAGGTGGACGAGAACTACCGCACCTGCGTGCCGAACATCTACGGCGCCGGCGACGTGATCGGCTGGCCGAGCCTGGCCAGTGCGGCGCATGACCAGGGCCGTTCGGCCGCTGGCAGCATCGTCGACAATGGCAGCTGGCGTTATGTGAACGACGTGCCGACCGGCATCTACACCATTCCCGAGATCAGTTCGATCGGCAAGAACGAGCACGAACTGACCAAGGCCAAGGTGCCTTACGAAGTGGGCAAGGCGTTCTTCAAGAGCATGGCGCGTGCGCAGATCGCCGGCGAGCCGCAAGGCATGCTGAAGATCCTGTTCCACCGCGAAACCCTGGAAGTCCTCGGCGTGCATTGCTTCGGCTACCAGGCCTCGGAGATCGTGCACATCGGCCAGGCCATCATGAACCAGCCGGGCGAGCAAAATACCCTCAAGTATTTTGTGAACACCACGTTCAACTACCCGACCATGGCCGAAGCCTATCGGGTAGCGGCCTACGACGGCCTCAACCGGCTTTTTTGAGCGGCTCCGGCCGG
Proteins encoded in this window:
- a CDS encoding CsiV family protein; this encodes MRLFRILSLLLVVVAPAAFADSPYQVEMILVRQNAEPVINSRAAPENWDAGAVRLGSDKLSPPRLNNIVDKLRADNSYTVLAHKAWEQNLGEQPVKIAITDGAEQFGQFPIEGVLNLQLGRFTDIDANFWINTFDSNGSVIASEHLSQTDVRTKNNQLNYLDGGHLALLIKITSLTAKPPSAPPPDVQD
- the nagZ gene encoding beta-N-acetylhexosaminidase produces the protein MTAALQGSLMVDVAGTWLTAEDRHLLRQPEVGGLIIFARNIEHPRQVRELSAAIRAVRPDLLLAVDQEGGRVQRLRQGFVRLPAMRALADNPNAEYLAEQCGWIMATEVLAVGLDLSFAPVLDLDYQRSAVVGTRSFEGDPERAAVLAGAFIRGMNSAGMAATGKHFPGHGWAEADSHVAIPNDERSLDQIRANDLVPFARLSKQLAAVMPAHVIYPQVDSQPAGFSRRWLQDILRGELQFDGVIFSDDLSMAGAHVVGDAASRIEAALTAGCDMGLVCNDRAAAELALTAAQRMKVKPSARIARMRGQAIASTDYKQDPRWLAALTALRDAQLID
- a CDS encoding TetR/AcrR family transcriptional regulator, which codes for MAQSETVERILDAAEQLFAEKGFAETSLRLITSKAGVNLAAVNYHFGSKKALIQAVFSRFLGPFCASLDRELERRQTKPENKPSLEDLLEILVEQALVVQPRSGNDLSIFMRLLGLAFSQSQGHLRRYLEDMYGKVFRRYMLLVNEAAPRIPPIELFWRVHFMLGAAAFSMSGIKALRAIAETDFGVNTSIEQVMRLMVPFLAAGMRAETGVTDQAMAAAQLRPRSKSAPAVAKV
- the lexA gene encoding transcriptional repressor LexA codes for the protein MLKLTPRQAEILAFIKRCLDDNGYPPTRAEIALELGFKSPNAAEEHLKALARKGAIEMTPGASRGIRIPGFEAKADESTLPIIGRVAAGAPILAQQHVEESCNINPTFFHPRADYLLRVHGMSMKDVGIFDGDLLAVHTTREARNGQIVVARIGDEVTVKRFKREGSKVWLLAENPEFAPIEVNLKDQDLVIEGLSVGVIRR
- a CDS encoding DEAD/DEAH box helicase translates to MPLTSQLTKPLAPSWANRFKEQSLERGRRYALENRVRIVECGDSTIVASCEGSGGNVYRQTISLRESAKGTLILVDSRCTCPVHSNCKHIAAVLLKVQETLAYPAAAQDAELLEKLQAVLDNRVVLPQVVMEDVPPVPRLWLASVEFSAFEPRNGKMQRYIQHRAALSFNYLGNYVSGQKNADIIVRQDTQSLRIKRHPELEQPYREQLRLLGFKIATRQSKALPESAGELFEMVNDSAWLNFTLNVSPTLRAEGWELLIDDDFGFDLSAVDDWYATVDEGPERDWFDLELGIIVNGERLSLLPILLNLMRSHTEILNPEKLARRRDDELILVNIPGLPNGHGPLQVALPYGRLKPVLATLGEFYLQEAGTTTLRLAKADAIRLNPLEDLPLQWEGGEKIRNFAQRLRDIKDFTCVAPEGLNATLRPYQLEGLSWMQSLRQLDVGGILADDMGLGKTLQTLAHILTEKNAGRLDRPCMVVMPTSLIPNWLDEAAHFTPQLKVVALYGAGRKKHFQNLQDYDLLLTTYALLPKDIELLAAQPLHVLILDEAQYIKNPNSKAAQAARELNARQRLCLSGTPLENHLGELWSLFHFLLPGWLGDVKSFNRDYRVPIEKRASEVRLQHLNGRIKPFLLRRTKEQVATELPPKTEIIHWVDLNEAQRDVYETMRLAMDKKVRDEITRKGVARSQIIILEALLKLRQVCCDLRLVNDAALPARGSSSGKLDSLMEMLEELFAEGRRILLFSQFTSMLSLIEAELKKRGIAYALLTGQTRDRRTPVKDFQSGKLQIFLISLKAGGVGLNLTEADTVIHYDPWWNPATENQATDRAYRIGQEKPVFVYKMIARGTVEEKIQHLQKEKSDLAAGVLDGRTTGDWQLGNEDIEALFAPLPNKQEKR